CACACCGATAGGATTGTAAGAGCAATTGGGGAATTAGCTAAATCTATTGAAATTTGAAGGGTTGGCGGCTGGTCAAGTTGTGGATATAAGCGGTGAGGGTCTAACCAATGTAGGGTTGGATCATTTAGAATTCATTCATGTTCATAAAGCGCTCCTTTGCTTGAAGCATTTGCGGTTTTAGGGCTATTCTTGGTGGTGGTCGTGATGAAGATGTGGAAAAGTTGAGGAAATTTGCAAGGAATATTGGGCTTTTATTTCAAGTTGTGGATGATATTCTTGATGTAACAAAGTCATCTAAAGAATTAGGGAAGACTGCAGGAAAGATTTGGTGGTGATAAAGTGACTTATCCTAAATTGATGGGGATAAACAAATCAAAGGAGTTTGTAGAGAAGTTGAAGAGTGATGCATTAGAGTTGCTTCAAGGGTTTGATCCGAGAAATCGCTTCTTAATTGCTTTAGCTAATTATATAGCTTACGAGCAAAATTAGCTTCCTCTTGTGTTTGATAAAAGGGCTTGAGAAAGAAGCACGTTAGTAGTAATAATATTGTGAATAGTCTACTACAATGTTTATGTTCTAAAGCTCCCATCAATGGTACGTGGatgtaattgttaaattcagTTCTTCCTCAATTTGTTGGTCTTATGTACGAGTTCTTACTCTGAATCTGGAACTTTTTATCAATAAGTACAATGATAAATCTGGTGATTTCTTCTTTAGCAGTCAATGCAACAATGTTTCTTTGTGATATTGAAACCGTTAACAAGTACGTCTTGTTATTCTGTATCACTTGGGATGCAAGTGTTGAATATATACTGTTATTCCGGCTggttttcatcataaaaaactTAATCACGTACGAAAAACACATGGTTAGACAgaactttttacattttaatacatCATAACCATAACTGGTACAATTTTCTTCCCTAATTGCCGCACCAACTGCAGTTTCCAGTTGAAGAACCTTGATTCCATTGACCACCTGCAgccaattttataatttagaaaTCAGAAATCCACTAGAGACGACATGGTAAGAAAGTGATACAAACCTTCAGGTTTGGAATGATCTCCATCTTAAGTGCATCAGCTTCCACAAGCCTCTTGATAGCATTCAAGTTGACCCACTTGTAACATTGATTGTTAGTACTAAGCCAAATAGACAATTCTAACATGTTAAGGCAATATGGCTTACAAATTGtttgtattgaaaattttaaacttttctataGACTTGAACTCATTGACTGTTACAAAGAGAAAATCATGTCACCTCAACCATAAAGTTTAATTATGCCCCAATCCAAACATTCATCTAAACATTGATCTCATTGAGTTTAATTcacaatataactttttttaaaaaaatctaaacattcATCTCATTGGAGTTTTTAATTCATTGATTTGCCTCAAAATCAAACAAACCAATCAAAATGAACGTGCAAGTACCTAAAAGCATAAGTTCATAAAGCCATAAACCCTACCATATGTTGTGGTGACACTTGGTGGAAAACCAAAAGACACATTTTAAATGAAAAGCTTAATTCCTACCATGTATAACTACAACAAACTATTACGAGGTtatggaaaatgtcttacttGATAaccatcattttatttaatttgttgctTTGGTTTGAAatagttagaaaatttctaaattggAACAGAAAGTCAGATAAtataagaaaagaagaaaataaatagattcTAGACATTTGGGTTGATATGCTGACAATTCATAAACCACATCGTAATAAGTCAAAAAGAAAtgtaaatacataaaataaaataaaaaacattataaacagATTTAACCAACAAGGAAATATgaagattgaaaatttggtttaaatttacgatcctttcgttgcatttCCATTCGTCTTTGTTACAATCTTCATCATTGTggttttataattgtaatgttggtttaagttttgatgtatttttgcacattgcattgcatgatcGTTTGATCTTCCCTTCTatgtgggagtgagaaactagtccttcatgaggttttcacctccgtgtaggatagtggattgctttcgggatacatccgtacctatgtcttcgtgagactgtcatctccatgcagccatagggaaatgtattcccctgaactgaactcggtccatatgagcctataatgggtgaggatcaaggaatctgcCAGTTCGGGTACCCTTGCTTTAGAACTAAACcacatgtagaagaccttaagagccaccctaggtagaaccacttcaAACCCCTAGCGGTCACTCGAATAggttctatttattcttgcttgcttttgctttgtactaacttgttgtcttttttgttatgattgcattgcattttcatcataaaaaagaggtcttgattcacgttcagttgctctTCGGCTGTTATTAAAACTAATGTGCATccattcattttcttattaccttctcttttgttttctttccccCAACTCCTCCACTTAAGCAATCATTTTTGTAATACCTTCACTTTCCGTCAACTCTCCATTGTATGACTTTCCATACccagtttttttgtttttggaaagTGGAATTTGCATTAGAATTTTgtcacttttaatttgaatccAGAAGTCGCTTTCGCTTTCATTCAAAATCCCTTTCTTAACAAGAAAACCCAATCTTCAGACgctcaaagagaaaaaaaaaaaaaagaaagaatggcTTCAGTGAATCTGGGCTCTTTGGTTCAATCATACTCCATTTTCAACCAAGCTTCCGAAACAATTCCAAGTCTTTTCCTTTACCAGATCCTTTCCTTCAATCCCTCAAGAATATCTCATCTTCAACTCCCAAAAGACGTAGCTTTACATCTCCTCCTTCGATATCCTCGGTCCTTACCAAAGAAGACGCGGTCATGGAAGAAGACCAAGACCCTCAATTACCAAGTTTTGATTTCAAATCATTCATGATACACAAGGGTAATGCGATTAACCAAGCCACGGACTCTACTGTTCCACTCCGTGACCCTATTAAAATCCATGAAGCAATGCGTTACTCCCTTTTAGCCGGTGGCAAAAGGGTCCGCCGATTCTTTGTTTGGTCGCTGTGACCTTGTTGGTGGCAAAGAATCCATGGTTATGCCAGACTTGTGCTCTTGAAATGATCCACACCATGTCTTTAGTCCACGATGATCTTCCTTGCATGGACAACGATGATCTTCGTAGAGGGAAACCAACTAACCACAAAGTTTATTGCGAAGATATAGTCGTGTTAGCGGGGATGCTCTTTAGCCTTTTCGTTTGAACATATAGTTGTATCCACAGTTGGTGTCACACCGATAGGATTGTAAGAGCAATTGGGGAATTAGCTAAATCTATTGAAATTTGAAGGGTTAGCGGTGGTCAAGTTGTGGATATAAGCGGTGAGGTCTAACCAATGTGGGGTTGGATCATTTAGAATTCATTCATGTTCATAAACTGCCGCTTTGCTTGAAGCATTGCGGTTTTAGGGCTATTCTTGGTGGTGGACGTGATGAAGATGTGGAAAAGTTGAGGAAATTTGCAAGGAATATTGGGCTTTTATTTCAAGTTGTGGATGATATTCTTGATGTAACAAAGTCATCTAAAGAATTAGGGAAGACTGCAGGGAAAGATTTGGTGGCTGATAAAGTGAAAGATTTGGTGGCTGATAAAGTGACTTATCCTAAATTGATGAGGATAAACAAATCAAAGGAGTTTGCAGAAAAGTTGAAGAGTGATGCATTAGAGTTGCTTCAAGGGTTTGATCCCGAGAAATCGCTTCTTAATTGCTTTAGCTAATTATATAGCTTACGAGCAAAATTAGCTTCCTCTTGTGTTTGATAAAATGGCTTGAGAAAGAAGCACGTTAGTAGTAATAATATTGTGAATAGTCTACTACAATGTTTATGTTCTAAAGCTCCCATCAATGGTACGTGGatgtaattgttaaattcagTTCTTCCTCAATTTGTTGGTCTTATGTACGAGTTCTTACTCGAATCGGAACTTTTATCAATAAGTACAATGATAAATCTGGTGATTTCTTCTTTAGCGATCAATGCAACAATGTTTCTTTATGATGTTGAAACCGTTAACAAGTACGTCTTGTTATTCGTATCACTTGGGATGCAAGTGTTGAATATATACCGTTATTCCGCTGGGTTTTCTCGTTGTATCTTTTGACATCTTGCCCGCCATAACACCGCCAACGCAAtttctttaccttttttttgtaaagaaacCATCTGTGTTAACAAATGCTTTTGATAGGCTATGGATATCTGTTCTATATGAATATATAAGCTATGTAAATTGTGTTTGGATGTGATATGTCaagtataagtatatatatttgtttttcttgtaTTTGGACCATTTTAGTGTGTCATGTTTTCATTATAATACCTCCACTGAATGTGTCCTATACAGATTTCGAAtataaatagttgaaaaagtTTTTCAAAAGCTTGTTTTATTCAGAGAAGGACATGAGCCTGTTAGTTAAAGAACAAAGTGGAAAGTTTCAGATAAGCATGAGCTAGTGGAATTTTCTTTTGGTTGGTGCATTTGGTTTTTAAAAAGTGATGAATTGCTGCACTAAACTGCAGATTATTGTATTGTCTTCAATTGTTAagattttctgaaataattatATCCAGAACGATCCGGCGTCAACTATGATACATGACTGATGGACTGTCAGTCTCAACTCCTTAAACCTTCCTAGAACAAGGGTATTTCTTGTCTGACTAGGTAACCTTTTGAAGCTTTtgctgtaatggcccaaatttgaggttatcggaacagtagtttcgggaccacaaatccgatgagaaaaattttatttttcttatatttttatggtctacaatttcacaaaatgatttcgtgaaaatttcgttcgaaaatttcgacgtttgggcactcaatttagttaaaaggactaaattgtaaaaagtgctaaagttgagttctacatgttagaggtgtccaattgttatgaaactttaaattggaggtccttatatggtaattataccattggtaacttggtagacaaaaatggacatgagataagtgaaatagaaaatttttaagttaggggcaatttggtaatctagtaattaaaatgaattaaaagggaaaaagatggcaaaaatcatcatcttcttcattaggacgaaatcagcaagggggaagccatagttagggttttcaagcttccaagctccatagtaagtgatcccaagtcccgtttttaatgttttttttacgtttttggagtcccggtagcttaatttagcttattctagcaataatttaacctagggcttatatttggaaaaatacccataggtgaaaagtgtttattttgatgttttatgatagaatatgaagctataaattatgttaaacaacttttgctaagcgattttaagtgaaaacgagtaaaacgacataatcggtaaaaatacctaatgttcataagtacatgttagagtgggaatttgatgttgccatagaaggggaAAATGTttagaatgttataaaacataagaataagagatgaattttaatttccgagccttggggcaaaaatgtaattatgtaaaagtttaggggtaaaattgtaattttgaaaaagttagagtcgagggctgttttgatgaatgtgattattaaataagttaaatttactattttagatcaagaagtacgaaactcgaggttagacaaatggaagaataaagttgaagactagtttggtgaatttggctataattggtaccgaggtaagtttacggtaaataaatgtaatatttcaatatttattattaatgctgttaatttccagcaattataaatttattttatgaatttatttgatgatgatccaagcatgaaatgatagagaattaaaatttaaaagtcccgttgatacataaggatggtactggatacgaatgtcatgacatttgggtaaagagatctcatgtaagaccatgtctgggacatggcattggcatccttaagatcatgagaggtcccatgtaagaccatgtctgggacatggcgttggcaccgagatgagaggtcccatgtaagaccatgtcctgGTCATGGCAttggcactgagatgagaggtccctataagaccatgtcaggacatggcatgggcaccaacatgagaacatcccatgtaagaccatgtctgggacatggctttggcatgttattatcgaagagacccgagtatccttattattccaatgtagctcaacgggcttgtaaacgaatcatgttcatgaaagttcggtttaaagcataaatggcaagctcgtaagttgtaagacttaagaacttattatactatcaattgatgttcaacgatgcagcaagagttgagtaagttatgcacacaagtattctaagtaaacaagtaagagaactagtatgagattaactaaagagtaaactagagatatagtcacttgagtttaattatttgtatgtaatgttgttatttatttgctagtaaacttactaagctttatgcttacttcttttatttctctttctcttatagtattgcaaagctacttcaaggatcctaaagaagtcggagatcgtccacactatcaaccacaatcgctttcggtattttatgtcaaaacacgtttgagttatggcatgtatagggatttagttattttgtatgtttgtaatgatgattttgctaatgagtgatgtgtaagtatttgatgatgtatggtcattaaaatggttaaggatgaaggtgtttgttgttatgaaagattaggtgataaattatgcatggaaatcatgaaaggataaaattttgcaaagaaacagaattcaggcagcacagtgacgtgaatttgaaaaatcacctaggatggtataaaatgaattagagggtgaatgatatatggaattaaatattgttgagtctattttcatggaaaaataacagtgtagcaaaaggaaatttatattttaagatatgtgaattttagtaagatagggtcagaactgttttggagtccctgttctgagtttagaaaataattacaaattgtaaaaaatggttatgagttgaaatttacatgcttagattccttaatgagtctattttctgtaggaacaagtggaatagcatatgaaaatcctataacaagaaaagttatttttagtaacaagaggtcagaatagtcgaatggtgaaataggagagactttaactaataaactgtactaattggctgaaccaaaaattctaaaaattttatggtaggaagatatatgagtctagtttcaaggaaaatttacggagttaaattttgagttctgtagctcaagttataattaatttagtgaccgCTGCGCAATTGGACagctttgctgtaaatagtgaaaataatttgcaaaagtaaatttttatgctccgaattagtaagataagttaagtaatgcctcgtgctcgactccgaaaacggtctcgggtaaggggtgttacattttgttggtatcagagcaggtttagtCAATTCTCGGAAATAtgcagtatgaataagagtctacctatacatgccatacttatatattttgatagtgtgacgactcctgacgattttaaaatgttttcttttatagttatggatcctgaACGAGCTAGTAcaaatgaagtagagagtaatgcgCCTATTCCCGCAAAAGGGACGGTGCCAtcagatgttaatgttagtgaaagacCTGCATCAGATAGACAGGGAGGAGGAGctagagaagccttcttccaagccatGACTgattggtttgccgagttcgttcgtacgaatccggctataagacctccaccccctcaagAATCAcaggttccccatgtagcttcccATTGCAGTATAGTTATCGTGGAGAGACCACTGTTGATAAGATTAGGAAgcaaaatttgaagaatttcgggctaccaaagatgatgatgcagaaAAAGCAGAATTTTGGCTTGAGAATACAATCAgggtttttgaagaattatcttgtacaccggaagaatgtatgaagtgtgttgtttcacttcttCGAGATTCAGCttaccattggtggaagacCCTCGTGTCAGTAGTACCAAGTGAGAGGgttacatgggatttctttcaagaggAGTTCCGAAAGAAGTACATCAGCcagagatttatagatcagaaaaggaaggagtttcttgagctaaaacaagGTAAAGTGTCTGTGACTGAATATGAACGCGAATTTGTCAGACTTAGTAAGTATGCACGGGAATTTGTGTCCACTGAAGCTAACATGTGTAAGAGATTTGAAGAAGGACTTAATGATGATATTCGATTATCCGTGGGTGTCCTGGAAATTAGAGAGTTTGTTGTTTTGGTTGAGAGAGCTTGTAAAGCAGAAGATttgctaaaagaaaaagagaaaggcaAAACTGGAGCTGAAGCGCAGGATACAAAGAAGAGGCAGatgagtaaatcatttcagtctatGTCTAAGAGGCCTAGGGAGCTCTCTAGCAGATCATATTTTCCAGCTAGATATCCTGGCCGAAGCAGGGGCAGAAGATTTGAGGGTTCTAGAGCTCAAACCACTACAGTTGCCAGGCATCTTGGCAAGACTCAACCTCCTAGGCCGGAATGTCCTCAATGTGGGAGACGCCACCCCGGAGAGTGTAGAGCAGGTGAAAATGTTTGTTTCAGATGTGGAGCGTCCGATcactttattcgggattgtcctgAAACAGCTAAAAGAGAAGAGATAACGAGTGTGAGATCAGGAAATGCTCCTACCAGAGGTAGACCGCAGAGAAATCCAGGAGTGGGAGCGAGTAATAGGAGTGCATCCAGAGATTCAGCAGCGagatcagatgttagagcacccgcgagaacatatgctattcgtgctcgTGAAGAGGCGTCCTCTCCTGATATaattacgggtacattttctctttatgacactaatgttattgcattaattgatcctggctctacacattcatatatatgcacgaaattagtatttgttaaaaatttgtcatTGAACCCATCAATTTATGGTTAAAGTCTCTAACCCCCTGGGCCAGTTCgtgatggtggataaagtttgtaaaaattgtccactgatGATAAAAAGTATTTGTTTCCcggttgacttgatgttattgccttttgatgagtttgatgtgatattgggcatggattggttaactcagcatgaCGCAGTAGTAAACTGTAGACAGAAATATGTTGTACTGAAGTGCCAGAATGGAGAATTACTGGTTAAATCGATCGAATGGATGAATTATCTGATGTAATTTCAGTGATGTCAGCTCAGAGGTGTgtcagaaaagggtatgatgtttatttggcgtatgtgttggatactaaagtatctgagtcaaagatacaggcagtgccagttgtatgtgaattttctgatgtgtttccagaggaattaccgGGGTTGCCACtagaaagagaagtggaattttctatagatctgatTCCGGGAACTACCCCAATTTCCATAGCTCCGTATCGTATGGCtcctacagaattaaaagagttaaaggcACAGTTACAGGAACTTGTTGACAGAGGTTTT
This genomic window from Gossypium raimondii isolate GPD5lz chromosome 10, ASM2569854v1, whole genome shotgun sequence contains:
- the LOC105777798 gene encoding LOW QUALITY PROTEIN: geranylgeranyl pyrophosphate synthase, chloroplastic (The sequence of the model RefSeq protein was modified relative to this genomic sequence to represent the inferred CDS: inserted 6 bases in 5 codons; deleted 1 base in 1 codon; substituted 2 bases at 2 genomic stop codons) is translated as MQLTKPQTLLFHSXPVKIHEAMRYSLLAGGKRVPXFFVWYCDLVGGKESMVMPAACALEMIHTMSLVHDDLPCMDNDDLRRGKPTNHKIYGEDIAVLXGDALLAFSFEHIFVSTVGVXTDRIVRAIGELAKSIEIEGLAAGQVVDISGEGLTNVGLDHLEFIHVHKXAPLLEAFAVLGXILGGGRDEDVEKLRKFARNIGLLFQVVDDILDVTKSSKELGKTAGKXFGGDKVTYPKLMGINKSKEFVEKLKSDALELLQGFDPRNRFLIALANYIAYEQN